Genomic DNA from Amycolatopsis alba DSM 44262:
GAAGTGACCGGAGGGGATCAGCGATGACGACCACCTTGGAGCCCGGCCTGTCCACCGGTGTCGCCGTGCGGCTCGACGGGGTCCGGAAGGCGTTCGGCCCGACCGGCCGCGCCGTCGTGGCCCTCGACGGGATGGATCTGACGGTCGCCCCCGGCGAGTTCGTCTGTCTCCTCGGCGCCTCCGGCTGCGGCAAGAGCACCCTGCTGAACCTGGTCGCGGGCCTCGACCGGCCGACGTCCGGCTCGATCACGCTCGAAACCTCCCGGCCCGCGGTGATGTTCCAGGAGGCCGCGCTGATGCCGTGGCTGACCGCGGCCCGCAACGTGGAGCTGCCGCTGCGTCTCGCCGGTTTCAGCCGGGCCGAGCGCCGCGAGAAGGCCGCCGAACTGCTCGAACTCGTCCGCCTCGGCGGCGCGGGCGACAAGCGGCCGCACGAGCTGTCCGGCGGGATGCGGCAGCGGGTCGCGCTCGCCAGGGCGCTGGCCGCGACCCTGCGCGTCGGCGGTGACCCCGAGCAGTCGCTGCTGCTGATGGACGAGCCGTTCGCCGCGCTCGACGCCATCACCCGCGACGTCCTGCAGGGCGAACTGCTGCGCGTCTACCGCAGCACCGGCACTTCGGTGCTGTTCGTGACCCACGACGTCCGCGAGGCCGTCCGGCTCGGGCAGCGGGTCGTGCTGCTCTCGTCGCGGCCGGGCCGGGTCGTGCGGGAATGGCGCGAGGTCCAGGCCGCCGACGCCGAAGAGCTGACGCTGGAGATCACCGGTCACCTCCGGGAGGTGATCAGTACCCATGCCGCGGCTTGACCGCCCTGACACTTCGGCGGAAGAGGCCGACGAGGCCGTCGGCGCGGGACTCGACTCGCTCGACACCCCGACCGGGGAACGCCGGGAAAGCCGGGGGAAGCGGTTCCTGCGCGGTTTCGTACCGCCGGTGGTCTTCCTGGCCCTGCTGGTCGCGCTGTGGCAGGCACTGTGGGCCGCCGCGTTCTGGCCGGAGTCGATGCTGCCCTCACCGCTGGCGGTGTGGGGCGAACTCGTCGACATCACGACCACGGGCCAGATCTTCGAGTTCGTGTGGACGTCGGTGCACCGGGCCGCGCTGGGCTTCCTGATCGGCGTGGTCATCGGGACCCCGCTCGGCCTGCTGGTGGCGAAGGTGCGGCTCGTCCGCTCGGCGGTCGGGCCGTTCCTGACCGGGCTGCAGAGTCTCCC
This window encodes:
- a CDS encoding ABC transporter ATP-binding protein, coding for MTTTLEPGLSTGVAVRLDGVRKAFGPTGRAVVALDGMDLTVAPGEFVCLLGASGCGKSTLLNLVAGLDRPTSGSITLETSRPAVMFQEAALMPWLTAARNVELPLRLAGFSRAERREKAAELLELVRLGGAGDKRPHELSGGMRQRVALARALAATLRVGGDPEQSLLLMDEPFAALDAITRDVLQGELLRVYRSTGTSVLFVTHDVREAVRLGQRVVLLSSRPGRVVREWREVQAADAEELTLEITGHLREVISTHAAA